From Daucus carota subsp. sativus chromosome 6, DH1 v3.0, whole genome shotgun sequence, the proteins below share one genomic window:
- the LOC108226831 gene encoding uncharacterized protein LOC108226831 encodes MAQILTEVDDSEWNGVLAPTSSIGYSNGDNDLARTALQTIGFSCEELLTTKLVYGTFEFMKRVVNSNKLKRLRRSLQLQILISHFQSIEANMLSENCTMKVAVLICILYISPTCDPRRTLKPIPTKLQIFFDISYVFQTIITCQIIV; translated from the exons ATGGCGCAG ATATTAACAGAGGTGGATGACTCGGAATGGAATGGCGTCTTGGCTCCAACCAGCTCAATTGGCTATTCAAATGGAGATAACGACTTGGCCCGTACCGCGCTTCAG ACAATAGGATTTTCATGTGAAGAGCTCCTGACCACGAAGTTGGTATATG GAACTTTCGAATTTATGAAGAGGGTTGTTAACAGCAACAAACTGAAGAGGTTAAGAAGGAGCTTACaactacaaattttaatatctcaCTTTCAAAGCATAGAAGCCAA CATGCTCTCAGAAAATTGTACCATGAAAGTCGCGGTgcttatatgtattctatacaTATCACCGACCTGTGATCCCAGGAGGACCTTGAAGCCAATCCCCACCaagttacaaattttttttgacatttcATATGTATTTCAGACTATTATAACATGTCAGATTATAGTATGA